The window AGTTATATAGTATATTGATGGTGGTGTAATTCTTACTTACGGTAAAAAAGGATTTTATATTGCAAAAAAATCAAGGTTTATATGTTTTCACTAACCCCGAACATAAGGAGATAAGATGTCAAATACCATTGAGATAAGCGATTTTTCATTGCCTAATTTGGATGTCTTTGCTCGCCTGACGGAAACGCAGCTGCGCAACCGGTTGGAGCCGGAGATGGGCATCTTTATTGCGGAGAGTACCAAAGTAATTGGACTTGCCCTCGACGCTGGATGCGAGCCTATTTCACTTTTGATGGAGCGCAAATACATTGCAGGGCAGGCGCACGGTATAATCATCCGCTGCGGAGATATCCCCGTCTATACTGCCGATAGAAGCCTGCTGGCAGGGCTGACTGGCTTTCAGCTGACCCGCGGTGTGCTGTGTGCCATGCGGCGCCCTCATTTACCC is drawn from Desulfitobacterium chlororespirans DSM 11544 and contains these coding sequences:
- a CDS encoding TrmH family RNA methyltransferase, whose amino-acid sequence is MSNTIEISDFSLPNLDVFARLTETQLRNRLEPEMGIFIAESTKVIGLALDAGCEPISLLMERKYIAGQAHGIIIRCGDIPVYTADRSLLAGLTGFQLTRGVLCAMRRPHLPSVEEVCASASRVAVLEGIADSTNMGAIFRSAAALGIDAVLLTPSCCDP